In Sedimentibacter sp. MB31-C6, one genomic interval encodes:
- a CDS encoding glycine/betaine/sarcosine/D-proline family reductase selenoprotein B has product MKKVVFYTNQFFGQIGGEDRAYMEPQIHKGSIGSANAFVGKLENAEIVATIICGDNYYAENMDIVKNFIEENLKNVDMDLYIAGPAFNAGRFGIACADSCAFVKKRFGIEAITGLYKENPAVEMYKKDIYILQVGKSAANIRKAVPLMSEFANKLLNKDKIGSPKEEQYYAMGKRINLFKEKNGAERALDMLVNRLKDESYETELEISVYDKVKPALPLKDLKSAKIALCTSGGIVPMGNPDHMPAATAKFYKMYDISNKQRLEEGEFESVHAGYDPVYANKDPNRVAPLDILRKLEKEGLIGSVYTFLSTTTGNSTSVSDAIAMGKEIAQKFVEDKVDGVILTSTUGTCTRCGATIVKQIEKAGIPAVHICTVTPISKTVGAVRISGAQAIPYPTGNPELTLEKEEQRKRQIVLNALNLLLQ; this is encoded by the coding sequence ATGAAGAAGGTAGTTTTTTATACTAATCAATTTTTTGGACAAATAGGCGGCGAAGATAGAGCATATATGGAACCTCAAATACATAAAGGCTCTATAGGAAGTGCAAATGCATTTGTTGGTAAATTAGAAAATGCAGAAATTGTTGCAACTATAATTTGTGGTGATAATTATTATGCTGAAAATATGGATATAGTTAAAAATTTTATAGAAGAAAATTTGAAAAATGTTGATATGGATTTATATATAGCAGGACCAGCCTTTAATGCAGGTCGTTTTGGCATTGCATGTGCAGATTCCTGTGCTTTTGTAAAAAAAAGATTCGGTATTGAAGCAATAACAGGTTTATATAAAGAAAATCCTGCAGTAGAAATGTATAAAAAAGATATATATATACTTCAAGTAGGAAAGTCAGCTGCAAATATAAGAAAAGCAGTACCTCTAATGTCTGAATTTGCTAACAAGCTATTAAATAAAGATAAAATTGGCAGTCCTAAAGAAGAACAATATTATGCAATGGGAAAGAGAATCAATTTATTTAAAGAGAAAAATGGAGCAGAAAGAGCACTGGATATGTTGGTTAATAGACTTAAAGATGAATCATATGAAACAGAGCTTGAAATTTCAGTATATGACAAAGTAAAACCTGCTCTTCCACTTAAAGATTTAAAAAGTGCAAAAATTGCATTATGTACATCTGGAGGGATTGTGCCAATGGGAAATCCAGATCATATGCCAGCAGCTACGGCTAAATTTTATAAAATGTATGATATATCAAATAAACAGAGGTTAGAAGAAGGAGAATTTGAGTCTGTTCATGCAGGTTATGATCCAGTTTATGCAAATAAAGACCCAAATAGAGTAGCACCTTTAGATATTCTTAGAAAGTTAGAAAAGGAAGGTTTAATAGGAAGTGTATATACGTTTTTAAGCACAACAACAGGTAATTCGACTTCAGTTTCAGATGCTATAGCAATGGGTAAAGAAATAGCTCAGAAATTTGTTGAAGATAAAGTAGATGGAGTTATATTAACAAGCACATGAGGTACTTGTACACGTTGCGGAGCAACAATAGTAAAACAAATTGAAAAAGCAGGTATACCAGCAGTTCACATATGTACAGTAACACCAATATCAAAAACAGTAGGGGCAGTTAGAATATCCGGAGCACAAGCAATACCATATCCTACTGGAAATCCTGAGTTAACTCTCGAAAAAGAAGAACAGCGTAAAAGACAAATAGTTTTGAATGCTCTTAATCTACTTTTACAATAG
- the uvrB gene encoding excinuclease ABC subunit UvrB gives MAEFKIKSDYKPTGDQPKAIKKIAEGLNKNLKYQTLLGVTGSGKTFTMANIIEKVQKPTLVLAHNKTLAAQLCSEFKEFFPDNAVEYFVSYYDYYQPEAYVPSSDTFIEKDASINDEIDKLRHSATASLFERKDVIIVASVSCIYGLGSPIDYENLVISLRPGMQKDRDDAIKKLIEIQYKRNDISFTRGTFRVRGDTLEIFPASSSENAVRIEFFGDEIDRITEINTVTGEILGRRNHISIFPATHYATTEENVKRAVVSIKDELQERLKYLESENKLLEYQRLEQRTNYDIEMLQEMGYCNGIENYSRHINNLKPGTRPFTLLDYLPKDFLMIVDESHVTLPQVRGMYNGDRARKTTLVDYGFRLPSALDNRPLKFEEFEKIINQVVFVSATPGPYEAEHSQNVIEQIIRPTGLIDPPIFVRPVENQIDDLLKEIRISTSKNQRVLVTTLTKKMAEDLTFYFKNTGIRVRYLHSDIDTLERLEIIRDLRTGEFDVLVGINLLREGLDLPEVSLVAILDADKEGFLRSETSLIQTVGRAARNVDGRVIMYADKITGSMERAIKETNRRREIQDKYNKDHNITPTTIVKSVRAVIEATKVAENEEKYTSKRTKILDMEAYIIELEKEMKIAAENLEFEKAAKIRDEIKELSMS, from the coding sequence ATGGCTGAATTTAAAATAAAATCAGATTATAAACCTACTGGAGACCAACCAAAAGCAATTAAAAAAATTGCAGAGGGATTGAATAAAAATTTAAAATATCAAACATTATTAGGTGTTACAGGCTCAGGAAAAACTTTTACTATGGCAAATATTATCGAGAAGGTACAAAAACCTACACTTGTTTTAGCCCATAATAAAACATTGGCAGCTCAGTTATGTTCAGAATTCAAGGAATTTTTCCCCGATAATGCAGTCGAATACTTTGTTAGCTACTACGATTATTATCAGCCTGAAGCATATGTGCCAAGCAGTGATACATTTATAGAAAAAGATGCTTCAATAAATGATGAAATTGATAAGCTTAGACACTCAGCAACTGCATCTTTATTTGAAAGAAAAGATGTAATTATAGTTGCCAGTGTTTCATGTATATATGGACTAGGTAGTCCTATTGATTATGAGAATCTTGTTATATCATTACGTCCAGGGATGCAAAAGGATAGAGATGATGCAATAAAGAAGTTAATTGAGATACAATATAAAAGAAATGATATAAGTTTTACTAGGGGTACTTTTCGAGTAAGAGGAGATACTTTAGAGATTTTTCCAGCATCATCCTCAGAAAATGCTGTTAGAATAGAGTTTTTTGGCGATGAGATAGATAGAATAACTGAAATAAACACAGTTACAGGAGAAATTCTGGGAAGAAGAAATCATATATCCATTTTCCCAGCAACTCACTATGCAACTACAGAAGAAAATGTAAAAAGAGCAGTAGTTAGTATAAAGGATGAACTTCAAGAAAGATTAAAATATCTTGAAAGCGAAAATAAGCTACTTGAATATCAAAGATTAGAACAAAGAACAAATTATGATATAGAAATGCTTCAAGAAATGGGATATTGCAATGGTATTGAAAATTATTCTCGACATATAAATAATTTAAAGCCAGGAACAAGGCCATTTACATTGTTAGACTATCTTCCAAAGGATTTTCTTATGATTGTCGATGAATCACATGTTACATTACCACAGGTAAGAGGAATGTACAATGGAGACAGAGCAAGAAAAACTACATTAGTTGATTATGGTTTTCGTTTACCATCTGCTTTAGATAACAGACCTTTGAAGTTTGAGGAGTTTGAAAAAATTATAAATCAGGTGGTATTTGTAAGTGCAACTCCTGGACCATATGAAGCTGAGCATTCACAAAATGTTATAGAACAAATTATACGTCCAACGGGTTTGATAGACCCACCTATTTTTGTAAGGCCTGTTGAAAATCAAATAGATGATTTATTAAAAGAAATACGTATTTCAACAAGCAAAAATCAAAGAGTGTTGGTAACGACACTCACTAAAAAAATGGCTGAAGATTTGACATTTTATTTTAAGAATACAGGAATACGTGTTAGATATTTGCATTCTGACATCGACACATTGGAGAGATTAGAAATAATAAGAGATCTACGGACGGGAGAGTTCGATGTCCTTGTAGGAATCAATCTTTTAAGAGAAGGACTAGATTTACCGGAGGTTTCTCTTGTAGCAATACTTGATGCAGATAAGGAAGGATTTCTTCGTTCGGAAACTTCACTTATACAAACAGTAGGAAGAGCTGCACGAAATGTAGATGGCAGAGTTATTATGTATGCTGATAAAATAACAGGATCAATGGAAAGAGCAATAAAAGAAACGAATAGAAGAAGAGAAATTCAAGATAAATATAACAAGGATCATAATATTACACCTACAACAATAGTAAAAAGCGTTCGGGCTGTAATTGAAGCGACTAAGGTGGCTGAAAATGAAGAAAAATACACATCAAAACGTACAAAAATCCTTGATATGGAAGCTTACATCATAGAACTTGAAAAAGAAATGAAAATAGCTGCAGAAAACTTGGAATTTGAAAAAGCAGCCAAAATAAGAGATGAAATAAAGGAACTAAGTATGTCCTAA
- a CDS encoding Na+/H+ antiporter NhaC family protein: MDYGILSLAPALVALVLAFLTRDALFSILIGVLVGILVTGQNLLLGFSSIIQSALGNADFIWVIGIEVFIGMMVALFQKSGAIEAFANAIAKFNIKARGAQVIAWLLGIFIFFSDYFSPLYVGTVMRGITDKARVAREKLAYICDSTSAPICTLIPFSAWGIYMAGLLIGLGPIIDNDMAMEAVIRMVPFNFYGLASILMVGLITTGILKDFGPMKKAETRAREEGKVVSDTAKPLLSNELDKIKPNDGVKSNLFLNFFAPAIIIISVTLGTYIFMGSAKTLEAFIAAVAYQFVVMIIQKMGTLSELVDTAVEGIKSVMSAMLILALAYCLNAISKELGTAQFVISATESWMTPMFLLPLTFLLCAFISFFTGTSWGTYAIMTPICVGLAFQLTGGAVNTVIYGTVAAVMGGGCFGDHCSPLSDTTILSSLASGSDHIDHVKTQLPYAMTAAAISVVGYLLVGITIA; encoded by the coding sequence ATGGATTATGGTATTTTATCGTTAGCACCTGCATTAGTAGCTCTTGTTTTAGCATTTTTAACAAGAGACGCATTATTTTCAATTTTGATTGGTGTTTTAGTAGGTATTTTAGTTACAGGACAGAATTTATTATTAGGATTTAGTTCAATAATTCAAAGTGCATTAGGAAATGCAGACTTCATTTGGGTAATAGGTATTGAAGTGTTTATTGGTATGATGGTAGCGTTATTTCAAAAATCAGGTGCTATTGAAGCATTTGCGAATGCAATAGCAAAGTTTAATATTAAAGCTAGAGGAGCACAAGTTATTGCTTGGCTATTAGGTATATTTATATTCTTTAGTGATTATTTTAGCCCACTGTATGTTGGTACAGTAATGAGAGGAATTACTGATAAGGCAAGAGTAGCAAGAGAAAAACTTGCATATATTTGTGATTCAACGTCAGCACCTATATGTACACTGATACCGTTTTCAGCATGGGGTATTTATATGGCAGGTCTTTTAATAGGGTTAGGACCAATTATAGATAATGATATGGCTATGGAAGCAGTTATTAGGATGGTTCCATTTAATTTTTATGGGTTAGCATCAATTTTAATGGTTGGACTAATTACAACAGGTATTCTTAAAGATTTTGGTCCAATGAAAAAAGCAGAAACAAGAGCTAGAGAAGAAGGAAAGGTAGTAAGTGATACAGCTAAGCCATTATTGAGTAATGAGTTAGACAAAATAAAACCAAATGATGGTGTTAAGTCTAATTTGTTCTTAAATTTCTTTGCTCCTGCTATAATAATAATTTCGGTTACATTAGGTACTTATATATTTATGGGTTCTGCTAAAACTTTAGAAGCATTTATAGCAGCAGTAGCATATCAATTTGTAGTTATGATAATTCAAAAAATGGGAACTTTATCAGAATTAGTTGATACAGCAGTTGAAGGAATTAAAAGTGTTATGTCAGCAATGTTAATATTAGCATTAGCATATTGTTTAAATGCAATAAGTAAAGAATTAGGAACAGCTCAATTTGTAATAAGTGCAACAGAATCTTGGATGACACCTATGTTCTTGTTACCATTAACTTTCCTATTATGTGCTTTTATTTCATTCTTTACTGGGACTTCATGGGGTACATATGCAATTATGACACCAATTTGTGTTGGGTTAGCATTCCAATTAACAGGTGGTGCAGTTAACACTGTAATATATGGAACAGTTGCAGCGGTTATGGGTGGAGGTTGTTTTGGAGACCATTGCTCACCATTGTCAGATACAACTATACTATCATCGCTTGCATCAGGATCAGACCATATAGACCATGTTAAAACACAGTTGCCATATGCTATGACAGCAGCCGCAATATCAGTTGTTGGATATTTATTAGTAGGAATAACAATTGCATAA
- the uvrA gene encoding excinuclease ABC subunit UvrA has translation MDKIVIRGAKANNLKNINVELPRDKLIVFTGVSGSGKTSLAFDTIYAEGQRRYVESLSSYARMFLGQMDKPDVESIEGLSPAISIDQKTTNKNPRSTVGTVTEIFDYYRLLFARVGTPHCPNCGKPITTQTIDQITDKVLEYEERTKIQILAPMVKRAKGTHKRLLENIKKEGYVRVRVDGEILDLEEEINLEKNKKHSIEVVVDRLIVKEGVQKRLVDSVETALQLSNGMVLIDVMGMEELLMSTKFACTDCGIGFGEISPRMFSFNNPMGACPTCNGLGVKREIETDLIIPDYTKSIGERAIVPFGAEEDGYYYQIFKAIAKHYKFDISKPLSEAPKEYIDEILYGTKGREITVEFNSKFQGPKEYTREFEGVVNNLQRRYMETKSPDMREWIEGYMYESPCPECHGARLNPISLAVKIDNKNIYDITKLSVLDSLKFFNELELSPLNMVIGSQIIKEIKSRLQFLSDVGLKYLTLERKASTLSGGESQRIRLATQIGSSLVGVLYVLDEPSIGLHQRDNSMLIKTLRNLTDLGNTLIVVEHDEETMESADYILDIGPGAGVNGGEVIGFGTLNDIKNNENSITGQYLSGKKKIEVPETRRKPEKFIEIKGAKENNLKNLNVKIPLGLMCCVTGVSGSGKSSLINEILSKGLHQKLFRNTNRPGKYDKMLGVENIDKIITIDQSPIGRTPRSNPATYTGVFDYIRDLYAMTNEAKERGYKKGRFSFNIKGGRCEACRGDGILKIEMHFLPDVYVPCEVCKGKRYNRETLEVKYKGKNISDILDMTIDEAIEFFENIPKIYNKIKTLQDVGLGYIKLGQPSPELSGGEAQRVKLAYELSKRGTGKTLYVLDEPTTGLHMADIHMLIDVLNKLVEQGNSIVVIEHNLDVIKTADYIIDLGPEGGDGGGAIVAEGNPEQVAKVKKSYTGQYLKKMLK, from the coding sequence ATGGATAAAATCGTAATAAGAGGAGCAAAGGCGAATAATCTTAAGAATATTAACGTTGAATTGCCAAGAGATAAACTTATTGTTTTTACAGGAGTTAGCGGTTCAGGAAAAACATCCCTTGCTTTTGATACTATATATGCAGAAGGGCAAAGACGATATGTAGAAAGTCTTTCCTCATATGCTAGAATGTTTTTAGGACAGATGGATAAGCCTGATGTGGAATCAATTGAAGGTTTATCGCCAGCAATATCTATAGACCAAAAAACCACTAACAAAAACCCACGTTCTACAGTGGGAACTGTTACAGAAATTTTTGATTACTATAGACTTTTGTTTGCAAGAGTAGGAACCCCCCATTGTCCTAACTGTGGAAAGCCAATAACAACTCAAACGATAGATCAAATTACAGACAAGGTATTAGAATATGAAGAAAGAACAAAAATTCAAATTTTAGCACCTATGGTAAAAAGAGCAAAGGGAACACATAAAAGGCTTCTTGAAAATATAAAAAAAGAAGGTTATGTAAGAGTAAGAGTTGATGGAGAGATTTTAGACTTAGAAGAAGAAATAAATCTTGAGAAAAACAAGAAACATAGCATTGAAGTTGTTGTTGATAGACTTATAGTTAAAGAAGGAGTGCAAAAAAGGTTAGTTGATTCAGTTGAAACAGCTCTTCAACTTTCAAATGGTATGGTGCTTATTGATGTTATGGGTATGGAAGAACTATTAATGAGTACAAAATTTGCTTGCACTGATTGTGGTATAGGTTTCGGAGAAATTTCTCCTAGGATGTTTTCATTTAATAACCCTATGGGAGCATGCCCTACATGCAATGGTCTTGGCGTTAAAAGAGAAATAGAAACTGATTTAATAATTCCAGATTATACAAAGTCTATAGGAGAGAGAGCAATTGTACCTTTTGGAGCAGAAGAAGATGGCTACTATTATCAAATTTTTAAAGCTATAGCTAAACATTACAAATTTGATATATCAAAACCTCTTTCGGAAGCTCCTAAGGAATATATAGATGAGATTCTTTATGGAACAAAGGGGAGAGAGATTACTGTAGAATTTAACAGTAAGTTTCAAGGTCCAAAAGAATACACTAGAGAGTTTGAGGGAGTTGTAAACAACCTTCAAAGAAGGTATATGGAAACAAAATCTCCAGATATGAGGGAATGGATAGAAGGTTATATGTATGAAAGCCCATGTCCTGAATGTCATGGCGCAAGATTAAATCCAATAAGTTTGGCTGTAAAGATAGATAATAAAAATATATATGATATAACTAAACTTTCTGTTTTAGATAGCTTAAAATTCTTTAATGAATTGGAACTAAGTCCTTTGAATATGGTTATTGGTAGTCAAATAATTAAAGAAATCAAATCAAGACTCCAATTTTTATCAGATGTTGGACTTAAATATTTAACTCTTGAAAGAAAAGCAAGCACATTATCAGGAGGAGAATCTCAACGTATTAGATTGGCAACTCAAATTGGATCGAGTCTTGTAGGTGTTTTGTATGTATTAGATGAACCAAGTATAGGACTTCATCAAAGAGATAATAGCATGTTGATAAAAACACTTAGAAATTTAACAGATTTAGGAAACACGCTTATAGTTGTAGAACATGATGAAGAAACTATGGAAAGTGCAGACTATATATTAGACATTGGTCCAGGAGCTGGAGTTAATGGGGGAGAAGTTATTGGATTTGGTACTTTAAATGATATTAAGAATAATGAAAATTCAATTACTGGTCAATATTTAAGTGGTAAGAAAAAAATTGAAGTTCCTGAAACAAGAAGAAAGCCAGAAAAGTTTATAGAAATTAAGGGAGCTAAAGAAAATAATTTAAAAAACCTCAACGTTAAAATACCATTAGGTTTAATGTGCTGTGTGACAGGTGTTTCTGGTTCAGGAAAAAGTTCATTAATAAATGAAATTTTGTCTAAAGGATTACATCAAAAATTATTTAGAAATACTAATCGTCCCGGAAAATATGATAAAATGCTTGGTGTAGAAAATATAGATAAGATAATCACTATTGACCAATCACCAATTGGGAGAACACCGAGGTCAAATCCAGCAACATATACTGGAGTTTTTGATTATATAAGAGATTTATATGCAATGACTAACGAAGCTAAGGAGAGAGGGTATAAAAAAGGTAGGTTTAGTTTTAATATAAAAGGTGGAAGATGTGAAGCATGTCGTGGTGATGGTATTTTAAAAATAGAAATGCACTTTCTTCCAGACGTATATGTTCCATGTGAAGTGTGCAAGGGTAAAAGATACAACAGAGAAACCTTAGAAGTAAAGTATAAGGGAAAAAACATATCCGATATATTGGATATGACAATAGATGAAGCTATAGAATTCTTTGAAAATATCCCTAAAATTTACAATAAAATTAAGACACTTCAAGATGTAGGTCTTGGCTATATCAAACTTGGGCAACCATCTCCGGAATTATCTGGTGGAGAAGCACAGCGTGTGAAGCTTGCATATGAGCTTAGCAAAAGAGGAACAGGCAAGACGTTGTATGTGCTTGATGAGCCAACAACAGGTCTTCATATGGCTGATATACACATGCTCATCGATGTTCTTAACAAGCTTGTTGAACAAGGTAATTCAATAGTAGTTATAGAGCACAACTTAGATGTAATTAAGACGGCAGATTATATTATTGACTTAGGTCCTGAAGGTGGAGACGGTGGAGGAGCCATCGTGGCAGAAGGCAATCCAGAGCAAGTTGCAAAAGTAAAAAAATCATATACAGGACAATATTTAAAGAAAATGTTGAAATAA
- a CDS encoding alanine dehydrogenase, protein MIVGILKEVKSNEYRVSAVPAAVTELVKNGHKVYVEKDAGLGSGFSDEEYKDSGAIIADCDTIWKNSEMIYKVKEILPQEYKYLREGLIVYTYLHSNAHLDMTKEILKNKIIGIAYEDITDKNGKFPLLSPMSELAGKGGFLAALHYGQSVNGGKGILFNRVSGIDTPVVTIIGGGNSGMGAAEIAASLGNNVKILDVNKEVMDEVKAKLPPNVEFLYSNRTNLLKCLKETDVLMNCILWNKTRKDHLVNREDLKLMKKGAMIFDIACDDNGAIETCHTTTHDDPIYYEEGILHYCVDNIPSAFARTASIGLSNATLPFALQIANKGCETALKGNHHLLKGLTCYHGKLTLQETAIKHNLELTPQDKIVEQF, encoded by the coding sequence ATGATTGTCGGTATACTAAAAGAAGTAAAAAGCAATGAATATAGAGTATCTGCTGTACCAGCAGCAGTAACAGAACTTGTAAAAAATGGACATAAAGTTTACGTGGAAAAGGATGCAGGATTAGGTAGTGGTTTCTCAGATGAAGAATATAAAGATTCAGGAGCTATAATAGCAGACTGCGATACTATATGGAAAAATTCAGAGATGATATATAAGGTTAAAGAAATATTACCACAAGAATATAAATACTTAAGAGAAGGATTAATTGTTTATACGTATCTTCATTCTAATGCTCACCTTGATATGACTAAAGAAATTCTAAAAAATAAAATAATAGGTATTGCCTATGAAGACATTACAGATAAAAATGGAAAATTTCCTTTACTTAGTCCAATGAGCGAGTTAGCTGGCAAGGGAGGATTCTTAGCAGCACTCCACTATGGTCAAAGTGTTAATGGAGGGAAGGGAATATTATTTAATCGAGTAAGTGGAATAGATACCCCTGTTGTAACTATAATAGGTGGAGGAAATTCAGGAATGGGAGCTGCTGAAATTGCAGCAAGTTTAGGAAATAACGTAAAAATATTAGATGTAAATAAAGAAGTTATGGATGAAGTTAAAGCTAAATTACCCCCAAATGTAGAATTTTTATATTCGAATAGAACAAATTTATTAAAATGTTTAAAAGAAACTGATGTATTAATGAATTGTATTTTATGGAATAAAACACGTAAAGACCATCTTGTTAATAGAGAAGATTTAAAATTAATGAAAAAAGGAGCAATGATATTTGATATTGCTTGTGATGATAATGGGGCTATAGAAACATGTCATACAACAACACACGATGATCCAATTTACTATGAAGAAGGGATATTGCATTACTGTGTTGATAACATTCCTTCAGCATTTGCTCGCACAGCATCAATTGGTCTTTCGAATGCTACTCTACCATTTGCTTTACAAATAGCAAATAAAGGCTGTGAAACTGCATTAAAGGGAAACCATCATTTGTTGAAAGGTCTTACATGTTATCATGGTAAATTAACATTACAAGAAACAGCAATTAAACATAATTTAGAATTAACACCGCAAGATAAGATTGTAGAGCAGTTTTAA
- a CDS encoding NAD/NADP octopine/nopaline dehydrogenase family protein yields MKVAVLGSGNGGSAVAFEWSKAGHDVSMFDFEEFDKNISAIKSAGGITSEGELEGFQKLTYVGHDISKVVPDADIIFVVGPAYSTEPFGKACKPYIKPGQMYIICPSSCAGSLVFKKALGLEIEDESVIIAETSTLPYAVRIIGDAKIAVYNRLKGAYFIAALPSKFNQKVYDVVGNIYTEIEIAENVLQTTLQNANPIIHPAVTLLNAALIERTQGDFLFYEEGVTQAVGRIIKAMDDERIEIGNKIGVTVIPDPVLGIKQGYMADDTYDIGYSKAPGFKGIMAQTQLDYRYFNEDAGFGLVFFTDLAKQFNVKTPTMDAVIKLASIVMARDYKEEKARTMESLGLSKYSLEELKKII; encoded by the coding sequence ATGAAAGTAGCAGTTTTAGGATCAGGCAATGGTGGAAGTGCCGTTGCATTTGAGTGGTCAAAGGCAGGACATGATGTATCTATGTTTGATTTTGAAGAATTTGATAAAAATATTTCAGCAATTAAAAGTGCTGGTGGTATTACTTCTGAAGGTGAATTAGAAGGATTTCAAAAACTTACATATGTAGGACATGATATTTCAAAAGTTGTACCAGATGCAGATATTATATTTGTTGTAGGACCAGCATATAGTACAGAGCCTTTCGGGAAAGCATGTAAACCATATATAAAACCAGGTCAAATGTACATTATTTGTCCGAGTTCATGTGCTGGAAGTCTCGTTTTTAAAAAGGCACTAGGTTTGGAAATAGAAGATGAATCTGTTATTATTGCAGAAACATCAACATTACCATATGCCGTAAGAATCATAGGTGATGCAAAGATAGCAGTATATAATAGGCTAAAGGGAGCTTATTTTATCGCAGCTTTACCAAGTAAATTTAATCAGAAAGTATATGATGTTGTAGGAAATATATATACTGAAATTGAAATAGCTGAAAATGTTTTGCAAACGACTTTACAAAATGCTAATCCAATAATACATCCTGCTGTAACATTATTAAATGCAGCTCTAATAGAAAGAACTCAAGGTGATTTCTTATTTTATGAAGAAGGTGTAACTCAAGCAGTAGGCAGAATTATTAAAGCTATGGATGATGAAAGAATTGAAATAGGCAATAAAATAGGGGTTACAGTTATTCCTGACCCAGTATTAGGAATAAAACAAGGTTATATGGCAGATGACACTTATGACATAGGTTATTCTAAAGCACCTGGATTTAAAGGCATAATGGCTCAAACACAGCTTGACTACAGATATTTCAATGAAGATGCAGGTTTTGGTTTAGTATTTTTTACAGATTTAGCAAAACAATTTAATGTAAAAACACCTACTATGGATGCAGTAATTAAATTGGCTTCAATAGTTATGGCTAGAGACTATAAAGAAGAAAAGGCAAGAACTATGGAAAGCTTAGGGTTATCAAAATATAGCTTAGAAGAGTTGAAAAAGATTATCTAA